One segment of Clostridium botulinum DNA contains the following:
- a CDS encoding cellulose biosynthesis cyclic di-GMP-binding regulatory protein BcsB has translation MSKENMILHKLKFFIFFIFVIIILGNMLPIKVNAEPIKDFTNVENKINTKTYKMGNDLSFKGVFSSHSWYFNIDKWWNVNFAEAHIQFSINQLVDNKKDAYIVLSINNVNFYSKKIYYDKKTEIQDIKLNIPKDLLLNGSNELKVETYSRISDLPCIDDVNIANWITLKGDSNVKVNFNNVIADNKISNFPYPYLNEYDEDNIYTNIVIPNEYSDGELSAALLLNSYLGKMYKNGDYYGEILKYDDFSKKKSQNVIYIGNYDILPKEISIPNNVENEDCVIKVLNSPYSNAENKKILLVLSNNNESLLKGVKTLMNNNIVFQLDKDTYIVDKNLKEEIKSKDENGRITFKDIGSNEIHLKGQFRRSATLNYSLPKNRVLSSGDKVKLFMRYSENLDFNKSLLTIYMNNTPIGSKKLEKDKANGDELELTIPDDVKLSSYMELTISFDLEIENSYCEKRQGEMPWALVSGDSYIYTGLADIDNYYFSTYGAPFIKDRAYNDTLVVLPDDLTSKDLTYIGRVFAYLGKDLYYNTGSLKAIRSSRINGEEKDSNIIVYGTPENNKLIKKLNNNLWFKYDETYLKFLSNEKLFLTEQFSSEISTFQLDISPYNLQKAMLVITSPNEEILRNSLGCLSSSKKIYELSGDCAVIDQYGNIKTYKMKKEVSKPIYQKINSLDSSVKGLLGITILFLIFIIISIIMYFLKNKSIEKGNSIVTSKLKKIGRKYSKGINEKEDDKSKNK, from the coding sequence ATGAGTAAGGAGAATATGATTTTACATAAATTAAAATTTTTTATATTTTTTATTTTTGTAATTATAATTTTAGGAAATATGTTACCTATCAAAGTAAACGCAGAGCCAATTAAGGATTTTACAAATGTAGAAAATAAAATTAATACAAAAACATATAAAATGGGAAATGATTTAAGTTTTAAAGGTGTATTTTCAAGTCATAGTTGGTACTTTAACATTGACAAGTGGTGGAATGTTAACTTTGCTGAAGCACATATACAATTTTCAATAAATCAATTAGTAGACAATAAAAAAGATGCGTACATAGTGCTATCTATTAATAATGTTAATTTTTATTCTAAAAAAATATATTATGATAAAAAGACAGAAATTCAAGATATTAAACTAAACATTCCAAAAGACTTACTTTTAAATGGAAGCAATGAATTGAAGGTTGAGACATATTCAAGAATTTCAGATTTACCATGTATAGATGATGTTAATATTGCAAATTGGATTACTTTAAAAGGTGATTCAAATGTAAAAGTTAATTTTAATAATGTTATAGCTGACAATAAAATATCTAATTTTCCATATCCTTATTTAAATGAATATGATGAAGATAATATATATACAAATATAGTAATTCCAAATGAATATAGTGATGGAGAATTAAGTGCTGCATTATTATTAAATTCTTACTTAGGAAAGATGTATAAAAATGGCGACTATTATGGAGAAATCTTAAAATATGATGATTTTTCTAAGAAAAAATCTCAAAATGTAATTTATATTGGAAATTATGATATTCTTCCTAAAGAGATAAGTATACCAAATAATGTGGAAAATGAAGATTGTGTTATAAAAGTGTTGAATTCACCATATAGTAATGCTGAAAACAAAAAGATTTTACTTGTTTTAAGCAATAATAATGAAAGTCTTTTAAAAGGTGTAAAAACACTTATGAATAACAATATTGTTTTTCAATTAGATAAAGATACATATATAGTAGATAAAAATTTAAAAGAAGAAATCAAAAGTAAAGATGAGAATGGAAGAATAACTTTCAAGGATATAGGAAGTAATGAAATTCACTTAAAAGGTCAATTTAGAAGAAGTGCTACTTTAAATTATAGTTTACCTAAAAACAGAGTATTAAGTTCTGGTGATAAAGTAAAGCTATTTATGAGATATTCTGAAAACTTAGATTTTAATAAAAGTTTATTAACTATATATATGAATAATACTCCAATTGGAAGCAAAAAGTTAGAAAAAGATAAAGCAAATGGTGATGAATTGGAATTAACAATACCTGATGATGTTAAATTAAGTAGTTACATGGAACTTACCATATCTTTTGATTTAGAAATTGAAAATTCATACTGCGAGAAAAGGCAGGGCGAAATGCCATGGGCTTTAGTAAGTGGAGATTCATATATATATACTGGATTAGCTGATATAGATAATTACTACTTTTCCACATATGGAGCACCTTTTATTAAAGATAGAGCTTATAATGATACATTAGTAGTTTTGCCTGACGATTTGACATCAAAAGATTTAACTTATATAGGAAGAGTTTTTGCTTATTTAGGTAAAGACTTATATTACAATACTGGAAGTTTAAAAGCAATTAGAAGTTCAAGAATAAATGGAGAAGAAAAAGATAGTAATATAATTGTATATGGAACTCCAGAAAATAATAAGCTTATTAAAAAATTAAATAATAATCTTTGGTTTAAGTATGATGAAACATATTTAAAGTTTTTATCAAATGAAAAGTTATTTTTAACAGAACAATTTTCAAGTGAAATTTCTACTTTTCAACTTGATATATCGCCATATAATCTTCAAAAAGCAATGCTTGTAATCACATCGCCAAATGAAGAGATATTAAGAAATTCATTAGGGTGTCTAAGTTCATCTAAAAAAATATATGAACTTAGTGGTGATTGTGCTGTAATAGATCAATATGGAAATATAAAAACATATAAAATGAAAAAAGAAGTATCTAAACCAATTTATCAAAAAATAAATTCATTAGATTCTAGTGTAAAAGGTTTATTAGGAATTACAATATTATTTTTAATATTTATTATAATATCTATAATAATGTATTTCTTAAAAAATAAATCCATAGAAAAAGGAAATTCAATTGTAACCTCAAAATTAAAAAAAATTGGTAGAAAATATTCTAAAGGTATAAATGAAAAAGAAGATGATAAATCTAAAAATAAATAA
- a CDS encoding glycosyltransferase: MNVFDYMALYSLGIIWIIIFVNIILVVFGYIYYSKVHNKKMKEKLNYYPFVSVMVPAHNEAIVIRKTVESLLELDYPHDRYEIIIINDNSSDNSAEILQAVKENVLDRNLIVINTDNITGGKGKSNALNIGLKKSKGEILAVYDADNTPDSKALKYLVQTLLEDDKLGAVIGKFRCRNKDKNLLTNFINIETLTYQWMAQAGRWEMFKLCTIPGTNFVVRRSIMEEMNGWDTKAITEDTEVSFRIYMMGYKIKFMPLAVTYEQEPQTLNVWFKQRSRWAKGNTYVVIKNFKYLFKPGFGVTKFDILYYTMIYFFFLSASVISDMLFLLGFGDIIQINITGYGLILWIMAYLVFNLSIMIAISTEKGELNIKNIMVISIMYFTYCKLWAIVAAIGFYNYIKDSLLKRETKWYKTERF; encoded by the coding sequence ATGAATGTATTTGATTACATGGCATTATATTCCCTAGGGATAATTTGGATAATAATATTTGTTAATATTATCTTAGTTGTGTTTGGATATATATATTATTCTAAAGTACATAATAAAAAAATGAAAGAGAAATTAAATTACTATCCATTTGTATCAGTTATGGTTCCAGCACATAATGAAGCTATTGTTATAAGAAAAACAGTAGAGTCATTACTAGAATTAGATTATCCTCATGACAGATATGAAATTATAATAATAAACGATAATTCAAGTGATAATTCAGCAGAAATACTGCAAGCAGTTAAAGAAAATGTTTTAGATAGGAATTTAATAGTAATAAACACTGATAATATAACTGGTGGAAAGGGAAAATCTAATGCACTTAATATAGGCCTTAAAAAAAGTAAGGGAGAAATTTTAGCTGTTTATGATGCTGATAATACTCCGGATTCTAAAGCATTAAAGTATTTGGTTCAAACATTGTTAGAGGATGATAAGTTAGGTGCAGTTATTGGAAAATTTAGATGCAGAAATAAAGATAAAAACTTATTAACCAATTTTATAAATATAGAAACATTAACATATCAATGGATGGCTCAAGCAGGACGATGGGAAATGTTTAAGCTTTGTACTATTCCAGGTACTAACTTTGTAGTAAGAAGAAGTATTATGGAAGAAATGAATGGATGGGATACAAAAGCTATAACAGAAGATACTGAGGTGAGTTTTAGAATTTATATGATGGGATATAAAATAAAATTTATGCCTCTCGCTGTGACATATGAACAAGAGCCTCAAACATTAAATGTATGGTTTAAGCAAAGAAGCAGATGGGCCAAGGGGAATACTTATGTTGTTATAAAAAATTTCAAATACTTATTTAAACCAGGGTTTGGAGTAACTAAATTTGATATATTGTATTACACTATGATTTATTTTTTCTTTTTATCAGCTAGTGTTATTTCAGATATGTTATTTTTATTAGGATTTGGAGATATAATTCAAATAAATATTACTGGATACGGATTAATATTATGGATTATGGCGTATTTAGTGTTTAATCTTTCTATAATGATAGCAATTTCAACAGAAAAGGGAGAATTAAATATAAAAAATATTATGGTTATATCTATAATGTATTTCACTTATTGTAAATTGTGGGCTATTGTAGCAGCAATAGGGTTTTATAATTACATAAAAGATTCATTATTAAAAAGAGAAACTAAATGGTATAAAACCGAAAGGTTTTAA
- a CDS encoding DUF2334 domain-containing protein — MIFKNKLFEVKKLIMLVLIFMLINSLCFTKNVYGVEVREKVLVLYDSYKEYGEKRNILNDLNRICLEVTDDIEIMRFSAYEGADLSQYKAIFILNLSKDTLSESLKQNLIKYNNKIFWVGKESYNDFLNTDKVIYIEELYFDNYNYKKIYEVLYKNFNKEYEKNTYLYFDKVTPFNDLNVLIEEIDYLKKNGIPFFIEVPPVFKNENLSAMNRFAEVLRYAQANGGEIVLTLPQLVSLDVQGKNIEEKFDLGFKNYINYWIYPTAISISDYWLYRDDLKELLKKTDTIFIDSNVDIGILEFDKYNLSSYKNVIEKVNLENGNNLYNNVAVNISSKLSINEFKNKIKELLEKDIYFKDTHDISSSITIDNLNINSNKKGIFLNDKNVVQVQFIDSEKYKTVVDGYENQRRDDVNISLDKTNKILVIISTVVVILFIIIALISFNIDKRKFLK; from the coding sequence ATGATATTCAAGAATAAACTGTTTGAAGTTAAAAAATTAATTATGTTAGTATTAATTTTTATGCTGATAAATAGTTTATGTTTCACTAAAAATGTATATGGTGTTGAAGTGAGAGAAAAAGTGTTGGTCTTATATGATTCTTATAAAGAATATGGAGAAAAAAGAAATATTTTAAATGATTTAAATAGAATATGTTTAGAAGTTACTGATGACATTGAAATAATGAGGTTCTCAGCTTATGAGGGAGCAGACTTATCACAGTATAAAGCTATTTTTATATTAAATTTAAGTAAAGATACATTAAGCGAGAGTTTAAAACAAAATCTAATTAAATATAACAATAAAATATTTTGGGTTGGGAAAGAATCATATAATGACTTTTTAAATACTGATAAAGTAATATACATAGAAGAGTTGTATTTTGATAATTATAACTATAAGAAGATATATGAGGTTCTTTATAAGAATTTTAATAAAGAGTATGAGAAAAATACATATCTTTATTTTGATAAGGTCACTCCATTTAATGATCTTAATGTTTTAATTGAAGAGATAGACTATTTAAAAAAAAATGGAATACCATTTTTTATTGAAGTACCACCTGTATTTAAAAATGAAAATTTATCTGCTATGAACAGATTTGCAGAGGTATTGAGATATGCACAAGCTAATGGAGGTGAAATAGTATTAACACTTCCACAATTAGTAAGTTTAGATGTTCAAGGAAAAAACATAGAAGAAAAATTTGATTTAGGATTTAAAAATTATATTAATTACTGGATTTATCCAACTGCTATAAGTATAAGTGATTATTGGTTGTATAGAGATGATTTAAAGGAATTGCTTAAAAAGACAGATACTATCTTCATAGATTCTAATGTGGATATAGGAATTTTAGAGTTTGATAAATATAATCTATCATCTTATAAGAACGTAATTGAAAAAGTTAATTTGGAAAATGGAAATAATTTATATAATAACGTAGCTGTAAATATAAGTAGTAAATTATCTATTAATGAATTTAAGAATAAAATTAAAGAGTTATTAGAGAAAGATATATATTTTAAAGATACTCATGATATAAGTAGCAGTATTACTATTGATAACTTAAATATCAATAGTAATAAAAAAGGAATATTTTTAAATGATAAAAATGTTGTACAGGTACAATTTATTGATAGTGAAAAATATAAAACTGTAGTAGATGGATATGAAAATCAGAGACGTGATGATGTTAATATAAGTTTAGATAAAACAAATAAAATACTTGTGATTATTAGTACCGTAGTTGTAATTCTTTTTATAATAATTGCTTTGATAAGTTTTAATATTGATAAAAGAAAATTTTTAAAATAG
- a CDS encoding GGDEF domain-containing protein: MNEINIRKKVDILMTFLITYFFIISISFNIFNFQQSFENYFMLTLIMIIAVISYYTNVTFSLIVTLIVDFIYMSVKLYLNLTGNITVEFNTYYWIITIPITALIVSLMSKNIVLLQEKVIALEEENSRLIMIDEYTGIRNDKAIMMELPIYMNISKRHNLPLTLIMVKVKFADKLKRILGRKKYLELLVQTCDILKKALREEDVKYILNESTLAFITITNEDGAKVVKKRFRENVNNADFIQYSLYENVKLDIQMGSCTFDKSIKDSMEFLIKAEKEIEYDIQE; the protein is encoded by the coding sequence ATGAATGAGATAAACATTAGAAAAAAGGTAGATATTTTAATGACATTTTTAATAACGTATTTTTTTATTATATCTATTAGCTTTAATATTTTTAATTTTCAACAATCTTTTGAGAATTACTTTATGTTGACACTTATAATGATAATTGCAGTTATAAGTTACTATACTAATGTGACATTTTCATTAATTGTTACTTTGATAGTTGATTTTATTTATATGAGTGTAAAATTATACTTGAATCTTACTGGAAATATTACTGTTGAATTTAATACGTATTATTGGATTATAACAATACCAATTACTGCTTTAATAGTTTCATTGATGTCGAAGAATATAGTATTACTTCAAGAAAAAGTGATAGCTTTGGAGGAAGAGAATTCGAGACTTATAATGATTGATGAATATACAGGAATAAGAAATGATAAAGCAATTATGATGGAATTACCAATATATATGAACATAAGCAAAAGACATAATTTACCGCTAACTTTAATAATGGTAAAGGTTAAATTCGCAGATAAATTAAAGAGAATTCTTGGAAGAAAAAAGTACTTAGAATTATTGGTTCAAACATGTGACATATTAAAAAAAGCTTTAAGAGAAGAGGATGTAAAGTACATATTAAATGAAAGTACACTAGCATTTATAACAATTACCAATGAAGATGGTGCTAAGGTTGTAAAAAAGAGGTTTAGAGAAAACGTTAATAATGCCGATTTTATACAGTACTCATTATATGAAAATGTAAAGTTAGATATTCAAATGGGATCATGTACATTTGATAAATCAATAAAAGATTCTATGGAATTCTTAATAAAAGCTGAAAAGGAAATTGAATATGATATTCAAGAATAA
- a CDS encoding QueT transporter family protein, giving the protein MKSNKTTKRLVRTALIAAIYAALTLALAPISYGNIQFRISEMMVLLAFVDPFYIGGLTLGCFIANMLGPNGMLDIFLGTLATLISVTAISLTAKYIKNNKKALFIASLWPTIFNALIIGWMLNYLFKIPLILSMGEIAVGEFVVVTLVGLPIFKLVQHKYKKIILVEDI; this is encoded by the coding sequence ATGAAAAGCAATAAAACAACAAAGAGACTAGTTAGAACAGCACTTATAGCTGCAATTTATGCAGCATTAACTTTAGCATTAGCACCTATAAGTTATGGAAATATTCAATTTAGAATTTCAGAGATGATGGTATTATTAGCATTTGTGGATCCTTTTTATATAGGAGGACTTACATTAGGCTGTTTTATAGCAAATATGCTTGGACCTAATGGTATGCTAGATATATTTTTAGGAACATTAGCTACATTGATTAGTGTCACAGCTATATCACTTACAGCTAAGTATATTAAAAATAATAAAAAAGCATTATTTATAGCATCATTATGGCCAACAATATTTAATGCTTTAATTATAGGGTGGATGCTTAATTATTTATTTAAAATTCCGCTTATATTATCTATGGGAGAAATAGCAGTAGGTGAATTTGTTGTTGTAACTTTAGTGGGATTACCTATATTTAAATTAGTACAGCATAAATATAAAAAAATAATCTTAGTAGAAGATATTTAA
- the galE gene encoding UDP-glucose 4-epimerase GalE, which translates to MSILVLGGAGYIGSHAVSQLIDNDYDVVVVDNLLTGHKEAINKKAKFYKGDIRDKEFLKDVFEKESFEAVIHFAANSLVGESMVDPLKYFNNNVQGTQTLLEVMNEFNVKNIVFSSTAATYGEPKQIPITEDMETCPTNPYGETKLTMEKIMKWCDKAYGIKYVSLRYFNVAGARKGGAIGEDHNPETHLIPIVLQVALGKRDFITIYGEDYDTEDGTCVRDYIHVEDLIEAHILAMKHLLNGGDSDIFNLGSSQGFSVKEIIESARKVTKHPIPAQIGERRAGDPSKLVASSDKARKILGWNPSRTNITKIIEDAWVWHTNNKSGYNK; encoded by the coding sequence ATGAGTATTTTAGTTTTAGGTGGAGCAGGTTATATTGGTTCTCATGCAGTAAGCCAATTAATAGATAATGATTATGATGTTGTAGTTGTAGATAATTTACTAACTGGGCATAAGGAAGCAATAAATAAAAAAGCTAAATTTTACAAAGGTGATATAAGAGATAAGGAATTTTTAAAGGATGTTTTTGAAAAAGAATCTTTTGAAGCAGTAATTCATTTTGCAGCAAATTCGTTAGTTGGAGAATCTATGGTAGATCCTCTTAAATACTTCAATAATAATGTTCAAGGAACTCAAACATTATTAGAAGTTATGAATGAATTTAATGTTAAGAATATAGTGTTTTCTTCAACAGCAGCAACTTATGGTGAACCAAAACAAATTCCAATAACTGAAGATATGGAAACGTGTCCTACAAATCCATATGGGGAAACAAAGCTTACTATGGAAAAAATAATGAAATGGTGTGATAAAGCTTATGGAATAAAATATGTATCACTTCGTTATTTTAATGTTGCTGGAGCAAGAAAAGGTGGAGCTATTGGAGAAGATCATAATCCTGAAACACATCTAATTCCAATAGTACTTCAAGTAGCTCTTGGAAAAAGAGATTTTATAACAATATATGGTGAAGATTATGATACTGAAGATGGTACTTGTGTAAGAGATTACATTCATGTTGAAGACTTAATAGAAGCACATATTTTAGCAATGAAACATCTATTAAATGGAGGAGATAGTGATATATTTAATCTTGGAAGTAGTCAAGGATTTTCAGTTAAAGAAATAATTGAATCTGCAAGAAAAGTTACTAAGCATCCAATTCCAGCACAAATAGGTGAAAGAAGAGCAGGAGATCCAAGCAAGTTAGTTGCATCTTCAGATAAAGCAAGAAAAATATTAGGATGGAATCCAAGTAGAACAAATATAACTAAGATTATAGAAGATGCTTGGGTATGGCATACAAATAATAAGAGTGGATATAACAAATAA
- a CDS encoding GTP pyrophosphokinase — MNDLKESDKIFFDCGNVTISTENVEEKLDEVQEILMIYSSAIKEIKTKLDILDFEFKIRRKRNPIEYMKSRVKSPRSILEKLKRRGFDISIKSARENLNDIAGVRVICSFVSDIYEIANMLKSQNDIRLVEEKDYIKNPKENGYRSLHMVLEVPIYFSDHIENVKVEVQIRTIAMDFWASLEHKLYYKKGEDTPKHIRADLKECADIISATDLKMQKIQEEVEKL; from the coding sequence ATGAACGACTTAAAAGAGAGTGATAAAATATTTTTTGATTGTGGAAATGTAACCATATCAACTGAAAACGTAGAGGAAAAACTAGATGAAGTTCAAGAAATTTTAATGATATATAGTTCTGCTATAAAAGAAATTAAAACTAAATTAGATATTTTAGATTTTGAATTTAAAATAAGAAGAAAAAGAAATCCTATAGAATATATGAAATCTAGAGTTAAATCGCCTAGGAGTATATTGGAAAAACTTAAACGTAGAGGATTCGATATAAGTATTAAATCTGCAAGAGAAAATTTAAATGATATAGCAGGTGTAAGGGTTATATGTTCATTCGTAAGTGATATATATGAAATTGCTAATATGTTAAAAAGCCAAAATGACATAAGATTAGTAGAAGAAAAAGATTATATAAAAAATCCAAAGGAAAATGGATATAGAAGTTTACATATGGTGTTAGAAGTTCCAATTTATTTTTCAGATCATATAGAAAATGTAAAGGTAGAAGTTCAGATAAGAACTATCGCAATGGATTTTTGGGCAAGCCTAGAACATAAACTTTATTATAAAAAGGGAGAAGATACGCCTAAACATATAAGAGCAGATTTAAAGGAATGTGCAGATATAATATCAGCAACAGATTTAAAAATGCAAAAAATCCAAGAAGAAGTTGAAAAGTTGTAA
- a CDS encoding [Fe-Fe] hydrogenase large subunit C-terminal domain-containing protein, which produces MNNKYLDLFDTLVKSYYDGNFDETLNRIMVCHEVSPQETFEIITSLCGVKLKFDNNYVYNIKKAITEYTVNKRIVEKLECCGANCTPNKEKKYTCELACPFNAIYYDSEKNSTAINKDMCINCGICVDSCKNGRILDKVEFLPIINLIKENKTVIAAVAPAIAGQFGENVTMDQLREAFIKAGFTDMVEVAFAADILTVKEAVEFNKHINKPDDLMITSCCCPMWVGMLKKVYKELVPDLSPSVSPMIAAGRILKKLNKDTKVVFIGPCIAKKAEAKEKDLVGAIDFVLTFQEVEQIFRALEINPMDLHGVPSVEYASKAGRLYARTGGVSIAVSETIEELYPEKFKNFKSVKVDGIKDCKAILDKALKKEVDANFIEGMGCPGGCVGGPKAIVPPTKSRIAVDEFAYDSPIKVPVHSKVLDDVLSKIGINSIDDFKDPKKIEILERDFFN; this is translated from the coding sequence ATGAACAATAAATACTTAGATTTATTTGATACATTAGTCAAGTCATATTATGATGGTAATTTTGACGAAACCCTTAATCGCATTATGGTATGTCATGAAGTATCTCCACAAGAAACATTTGAAATAATAACATCACTTTGTGGAGTAAAACTTAAATTTGATAATAATTATGTATACAATATAAAAAAAGCAATTACAGAATATACTGTAAATAAAAGAATAGTTGAAAAACTTGAATGTTGTGGTGCTAATTGCACACCTAATAAAGAAAAAAAATACACTTGTGAATTAGCCTGTCCTTTTAATGCTATATATTATGATAGTGAAAAAAACTCTACTGCTATAAATAAAGATATGTGTATTAATTGTGGTATCTGTGTTGATTCATGTAAGAATGGACGAATATTAGATAAAGTTGAATTTTTACCTATAATTAATTTAATAAAAGAAAATAAAACTGTTATTGCCGCTGTAGCACCTGCAATTGCTGGACAATTTGGAGAAAATGTAACAATGGATCAATTAAGAGAAGCTTTTATAAAAGCAGGTTTTACTGATATGGTTGAAGTTGCATTTGCTGCTGATATATTAACAGTAAAGGAAGCTGTTGAATTTAATAAACATATTAATAAACCTGATGATTTAATGATAACTTCTTGTTGTTGTCCAATGTGGGTTGGAATGTTAAAAAAAGTTTATAAAGAGCTTGTTCCTGATTTATCTCCATCAGTTTCTCCTATGATTGCAGCTGGAAGAATATTAAAGAAATTAAATAAAGACACTAAAGTAGTCTTTATAGGTCCATGTATTGCAAAAAAAGCTGAAGCAAAGGAAAAAGATTTAGTTGGAGCTATTGATTTTGTATTAACATTCCAAGAAGTAGAACAAATTTTTAGAGCTTTAGAGATAAACCCAATGGACTTACATGGAGTTCCATCTGTTGAATATGCATCAAAAGCTGGACGTTTATACGCTAGAACTGGTGGTGTTTCAATTGCTGTTTCTGAAACAATAGAAGAACTTTATCCAGAAAAATTTAAAAATTTTAAAAGTGTTAAAGTTGATGGAATCAAAGATTGTAAAGCAATACTTGATAAAGCTCTAAAAAAAGAAGTAGATGCTAATTTTATAGAAGGTATGGGGTGTCCTGGTGGATGTGTAGGAGGTCCAAAAGCTATTGTGCCACCAACTAAATCCAGAATTGCAGTTGATGAATTTGCTTATGATTCACCTATAAAAGTTCCTGTTCACAGCAAGGTTTTAGATGATGTATTATCAAAGATTGGTATAAATTCAATTGATGATTTTAAAGATCCTAAAAAAATAGAGATATTAGAACGTGATTTTTTTAATTAA